Part of the Benincasa hispida cultivar B227 chromosome 12, ASM972705v1, whole genome shotgun sequence genome is shown below.
CTAACATCTTTGGGTTTTtgtaatttacttgcttaaagGGGAAAGTTAGTATCACGTAATTTTAATGGGTTTGAAAAGTAGGGGCGTACCTATATGTGATACGATTATGGCAAGCACAAGCTTTTCTACCCATGGATATCTAAGTTTTAGCACCCCACCATTGTCTACTTTGCTATAGTAATCGGAGCCAATTGATTccccattttttctctctttggATTCGGGAACTAGACTACACTCTCTATGTATCCGATGTTGCTAAAATATAGAAATAGTTCGCTCCTGGTATGAGAGCTTTGCAAATGGAACTTTACTTAAAGCATGTCCTTTCTAGTGTCTTAAAAAGGCCTTATCCagcattttcttttattcattattcGATATGTGGggatcttctttttaaaatcttataaaaaaaatgcgtTAGAACACCTTCGATTGCTTTGCGTTAGAGAATCTATTTAGGGTTTTATGCGTATGCCATTAAGATCTTTGAAGTTGCTGTTGACGATTTCTGGGAGACAACACAATGTCAAGGATTGCTTGAATTTTTGTTCGGATTTGGCTTTTATCCCCCTTTTAATGAACCATAAAGCCCAAAAAACTTCCCCGATATTAACCATCCAAAAATTACTCATTTGGtagtgtttaatttaatattatacttGAAAAAGGATTAGAATGCTCTTCAAGGTAGCCTCATGTGTTAGCTTTAATACTCTTTACGTATacttccatgtttttttttccataacgGAGCAAACATGTTTATTTACCAATCTTTGATAGGTAGCTCCTGCATTCTTCAAACTAGAATGCCGATGTCCATTGTAGCAATATGTACATTTATTGGTAGTGCAGAAAGTGTTTCTTTGGTCTGGTTTCATTCATCTTAATCTAAGTTTGTAGCCCGGCTAATTGCATCCATGAAAACTCAAACATCATGTTGTTTCAGTGTGTTGCATCTACTAACTAATGTTCTAGTCATAGAAAGAGAGAAAACTACCCTTTAGATAAGCTTTAATTGAAGGAGTCACGATGAATTCTATAACACATTCGCCCATTTACCAttcgcttttttttttaactaaaattacaGTAGATAACGCATTGAGGATAATGAACCTCTTCCAATGAGTTGTGGTCGTTTCAACAGAATACAATCAGGTTGAGCTATACATGACTTCTATGATTTCATTCTGGCTTCTTCGATTAAAACATAATCGCTTCACTTTGTATCTTTTAACTAGGTTGAAGAAATCTCTATCCCACATAAAGGCCGATGTACTATTAGCGggataaatttcaaatatattccGGTTACCCAAGAAAATATATACCGCATCTCtacctaaaaaaaaatctaatcaaGCCCTCTCCTTTGCTTTGCTTCTATCTGTTCCAAATTTACCCTCTATACCTCTGTAATGAGTGAGATTAAATACCATCAAATATAATTTCCTACTCAGCTAGCTTTCCTTGTTGCGCCCTTAGGCAATCGGCTCCCATAAGGTCTTCCTCCCCTTTGGTTGGGGATTTGGATCAATTCCTTTTTGTCTTTTTAGGGATTTTTAGATTTTCTGCAATCTTAGGATTCTTCGCCGTACTTAAAATATTCCTTAGGGTCGGGCCCTCCGGACGGTCTCCCTACACGTTGGGAATATAAGTTGTTTCCTTTTGTCATAATAATATGTGAATTCAAAGAATTTCCCTTGATTTGTGTATTTCTGATTTACTTAAAAAATGCATAATAGGTCAGGCCTATCAAGCCAAAAAAATAATGTTTCGCCGCCTTAACTTTGTTCCTTCACTGTCTTCCTCTTTGTCGCTGCTTGATCTCAACATAGCTTCAAAAACCTTTAATTCTCTTATTTGGGATCATGGGATCTAATTCAACCCACGCCTCTATCGTCGGGCTTTAAATATCTCCTCAGATCAACCCTCAATTGGTCGAAGCAAGAGATCTCTTCCCCTTGGATACCTAATAGGGAGTACTTGATCTTGATCGAtattccttctttttttctttcccgAGTTCTGATGCTTCGCGGAAGTTGAGGCCAAAGGACACGCTTCTTCTTTCGAAACTTGCCCATGTCGGTATTCTTGGTCAGATTCGTCTCCGTCAAAATTCAATGTTTATGAACCTTTGACTCCATtattaaaaattcttttaagccATGTTCTTGAGTATTCCTTCCCCCATAGACGGGGGCCAACtattgaatattaaaattttgaaccAAGATAGCTTACTTGATCTCGCACGGGACAACaaggtaaatttgtattttaggAAAGAGGAGCTCACCTGCAAGCAAAGATAAACCTGGACGATGTAGTTTTAAGCCATAGCCACTTATCTGATGCTTAAGTCAAAAGGTTGGAAGGAGAAGGAGTATTTTGATACTGGTTGGACATTCTTATCTATTTACATTCTTCTTTGCCATGAATTGTAGGTTTTGATCCTTTTTCTATTCTTTAATCTGACTAGGTTTTTCACTGGGCCGATTGTTCATGGGATTCCCTTTGGACGAGGCGACACAGTTCTATATCTTATCAGTGTTTTTAcgttttcattttctttttgctAAGTTTATATTGGGCTCATCGTTCCTGGCCACTTATTGATGGGCCTCGCCCTCGGCTTTGATTGAGACCGACAAAGGCCCATCTCTCTTTTGGGCTTGCTCTTCTTCTCATTCATTTTGTTGTTCGTTGACAATTTTACCATTGATTTCAAGAATCCACCCACAACCAGATATCTACACttttaagatttttattttcGTCTTATGACTCAAAATGTTCAATTTAGGCTGTTCATTCAATATAAACTCTTAATAACAAGTCCCTTTTGATAGTTtaattgtttttctaaaaaaaaaattgaaacgtACATTTTgagaatttcaaaatttaggatTATATGTAAAACTATGgggattaaatttttatttatgaaaatacaAGTATAAATTTGATGAATCCTAAAATAATAGaagactaaaatgatattttaatcattaacttatcataattccttaaaattaaaattttgtagatataaaaaaaatgttataaagaTATGATGCACTGCAAGATTGAATAAATGTTGAAGTGTAAACGTTTGTTTGAAGTAAATGAGTTTAACAAGTAGTCAACTAAAGTTAATTGTTTTCCTTTAAAACAGTTGACATGAAAGATTAatgttttagttttattattacGAATTAAAAGTTGAAAGGAGTGAAGTAGGtttgttttttaataaagaGCTTTGCCCAACTTCTATAGAACCCATTATAAAATCCATCAACATTATTCAATTATTGCATATCAATGTTTAATACTCAATTAATACTATATTTGGTAATTTAGttacataaactaaaattattattgtattatttcatgtaatattttattataaatttttattattatatatattttcaaaattttatatgacTGTTGAATTGCAtcctattttctttaattaaaatttgtaaatgcGAGTATAGTTTAGAAATAATAGTAATATGAAATGATAAATCGTTTTGAGGATTATAGGACCACAAATATCAAAGAGACCTCTTTATTAACATGATTTCattaaattgtttcatttcttgATTGATATTGGATTAAATGGTGGATATTTCGAATGCAGAATCGCGTTGTACTCTGAATCTTACGCCATTTTCTTAGATTATTAAGTTTTGATTTCATTTAATGAAATGAAATCTTGGATGGTGCCTCTCATGTGATCTTTAACTCTGGCAAGTATGTAGTTTTTAATGGGATCTTGCAGTTTATTGTTTACACAAAGAGAGAAGAACGCAATTTTTGTTCACATATCTCCTGCAGTAAGTTTCTTTCTTACTTTTAGAACAATCCTGTTTTCTAGCCCATTTGTATGTTCGtgcattagattttttttccctcttgaGTTGTAATACTATTTGGCTACATTTTAGGGTTCTGAATATAAACCAGCTAAAGAAACCACAAAGTGCTAAGAGTTTGGTAATGCGATACATTTTGCATTAGATTTTTTTCCCTCTTGAGTTGTAATACTATTTGGCTACATTTTAGGGTTTCTGAATATAACCAGCTACAGAAACCCCAAAGTGCTAAGAGTTTGGTAATGCGATACATTTTTTGTTTCGTCATTCATCTATACTTCTTAGGGGAGAGAGGAAATACTAGAGCATTAAAGATTTGGAGAAAGACTCTATTGATGTTTGATTCGTTGTTAGTTCAGGTTTCTTTTTGAGTTTTGATATCAAAATATCTTTTGTAAACATTCTAAAGGTATTATTTTGCACAAAGGGAGTCCCtgttattctttatttttatcagTGAGAGTTGCTGTTTTTAATCCCCAAAAACTAAAAAGCCTTCTTAACTTGCATATAGAGTTTGACTTCAGAAAAAAGCATAACAAAACTCGCCAATAGTTTTTTTGTAATATTGTTGGCTTTGCAGTTTCAAATTAATGTAAAGCTGAGTTGTTGAGTGTTTCTGAAAAatgtcctttttctttttagataaAGATGAACGGAACATGTTTGGGTAATGGTTTCAAAACATTGTTCTCTCTCTTTTAGTTTGTTTACGTAGATGACATGTTTCTCGATAACTGAAGTTCTTATTCCATTTTCCATCAAAAAGTCCCTCAGGGCCACGAAAACGTCACCGCTTTGATCGACTACTTCCATCATCTAGGGCTCGATGTCCTCGATTTAGTCGCACTCTCCGGCTCCCACACCATCGACCGAGCCGCCTGCCATACCTTCCAAGATAGACGAATCAAGAATCTTGCTTATTTCAAGAATACTGCTTATTCCAAGATAGTCCTCAGCATCGACGTCCTCGATTcaatacttcttattttaagAATCTTCAGAAGAAATTAGGGCTTCTGGATTCGATACTGCTTATTTCAAGAATCTCATTTTTGTTTCTTACGAAAATGATCTTAGGTTACATTTTAtttctctcctctctctctcagATTTCAGAAAAACCTTCGTAGACGGCGAAGAGAACTGAAACCGAAAGCTATCAAAAATGGcgataaaaaatgtcaaaaaagcCAATCTCTTGGATCATCACTCCCTCAAACACCTACTCGATGAATCTGTTTTTGAGGTAATTCAATTAGATCTTTTTCGCATCAATTTTAATCTAGATTTGAGCTTTTTCCTTGCAGATTGTCACCATTCGTGGCTATGTTGAAGACGTGAGGTTGAGTAATGTCAAATTGATTATGGGCACTTTCATCATCATCATAGCTTTGGTGGCTCAATTTTACAAGAAGAAATTCCCTGAAAATCGCGATTTCTTGATCGGCTGCATTATATTATATCCTTATTTTGAATTGCGTGTTCTTTTTCCGGTTTAGATCTTCCGTTAATAGATTGAGTTTCATTTCTTGATTGATATTGGATTAAATGGTGGATATTTTCGAATGCAGAATCGCGTTGTACTCTGAATCTTACGCCATTTTCTTAGATTATTAAGTTTTGATTTCatttaatgaaatgaaaatcattGGATGGTGCCTCTCATGTGATCTTTAACTCTGGCAAGTATGTAGTTTTTAATGGGATCTTGCAGTTTATTGTTTACACAAAGGAGAAGAACGCAATTTTGTTCACATATCCTCCTGCAGTAAGTTTCTTTAACTTTTAGAACAATCCTGTTTTCTAGCCCATTTGTATGTTCGtgcattagattttttttccctcttgaGTTGTAATACTATTTGGCTACATTTTAGGGTTTCTGAATATAAACCAGCTAAAGAAACCACAAAGTGCTAAGAGTTTGGTAATGCGATACATTTtgcattagattttttttccctcttgaGTTGTAATACTATTTGGCTACATTTTAGGGTTTCTGAATATAAACCAGCTACAGAAACCCCAAAGTGCTAAGAGTTTGGTAATGCGATACATTTTTTGTTTCGTCATTCATCTATACTTCTTAGGGGAGAGAGGAATACTAGAGCATTAAAGATTTGGAGAAAGACTCTATTGATGTTTGATTCGTTGTTAGTTCAGGTTTCTTTTTGAGTTTTGATATCAAATATCTTTTGTAAACATTCTAAAGGTATTATTTTGCACAAAGGGAGTCCctgtattctttattttttatcagTGAGAGTTGCTGTTTTTAATCCCCCAAAAAACTAAAAAGCCTTCTTAACTTGCATATAGAGTTTGACTTCAGAAAAAGCATAACAAAACTTCGCCAATAGTTTTTTTGTAATATTGTTGGCTTTGCAGTTTCAAATTAATGTAAAGCTGAGTTGTTCGAGTGTGTTCTGAAAAatgtcctttttctttttagataaAGATGAACGGAATCATGTTTGGGTAATGGTTTCAAAACATTGTTCTCTCTCTTTTAGTTTGTTTACGTAGATGACATGTTTCTCGAATAACTGAAGTTCTTACTTCCATTTTCCATCAACTTGTGAacaataattgtaaattttacatttcaatCTGTGACTGCCCCTTCTCAAATGGGCTCTTATTTAAAGTTTCTCTGAATATACTGGCACTTTTTAGAAGAATCAACTTCTTTGCTTCTTCGTGACTAGAAATTTGGAAGCTTTTCTTATAAGTTtaaggtttttattttttattattatttttttaaaaatttataattttattcgaGATTTCTTTGCCATtttttttaagtcttttattagTGAGTTACCCCTCCATTTTTGGAGTAGGTTGTTATTAGGATACTTCTGGAGTTGGGAAGAGGCTTTCGTTtacgttttttttctttcaagaatGATAGAATGACACCATGTATAAATATTCTCTATGATTCTGGGCAATTTGTTTGGACTTTATAACTTTTCCAATGCTCTCTAAAACTGCATACATGCTAAACTTTTTGAGATCACTGGTAATCTTGTTGCAATTTTCTTTGCACAGGGTTCCTTCACCAGCACTGGATTAGTAGTCTCTTCAAAGTTGCCCAGATTCTCAGATCTGTATACACTGACCATATCTAGTTCAGATCCCAAATCAATATCTGCTAATGAACCAGTTCAATTTACCAATAGTGTCACTCGTTGGTCTCTTTCTCTTTCCATTACATTATGGAATCTAGTTTCTCAAATATGTTTCTGTACAGTTACGAACCAAAGATATACTATCTTGCAGGTTTACTAAGGATGGAGTTTTAGTTGAGGGGCTCTTCTGGAAAGATGTCGAAGCACTGATCGATGATTATACTAGAGAACCAAAGAAGAGCAAGTGATTTCTTAAACAAGCCTTCTTTAATAGGGATCTAACTTTCAAGTAAAGTAACCGCTTTCAATTTTTAATGCCTTCTTTTTTATTACTAGCGGACTGAAATATATTGAccctaaattttcaatattgTTTTTGCTAATAGGAATATACTGTCTCTTGAAGTCTCTTAGCCCATATGAAAACCACAAGCGACATAGCTGTTTTTCCTTTAGATCTTAGCGGGAATATATGCTCCTATAGCATAATGTTTGATTGAacttgtttctttttcattctaGTGGTGAGCATGAACCCTTGGTAGAGATGGATTTGCTGTtagtttgtttaaaatttattgaggatttgtttggaacaactttctaAGTGAAAAAGGACGGTATATTTAAGCACTTAGAAACTCATTTAAAACCGGCTCTAATCCATCCTATTAGACTTCTAGTTTCTTCTCGTCCTTTCAACAAATTCCACtgaatcttttaatttttcaccTCTCGATTGCTTTCATGActctaatgatatgaaaattcatGTTTGAGAAGTTATAGTGTACCTATTTCTCTTAAGACcatattggattagaatgtaacacccgtttatgactcatgggtactatttatttttagtttagatttgattcaaggtgctCGAGTTTGTAGGTCgcactatggtagtttgtgggttattcatgcactatggtagtctttgtgacaacttttgagGTTTGAAGTATATTGTAagctaaatttgcttattgatgtatgtgttcttgaatattcattttttttgggaattttgatagttctgttgagaacaagtggttgtgaaatatttttgggagtgtgtttctttgaataggttcaaggtaaatttttggttttgttgtggtagcatcgTTCTGCTGTCGAAAattttccattgtcttcttacctcatatctaggtaaccaagcttctcttcttcaagatcttgaaaaagaaaattctctcatttattcaactattgagtttttttgtttttcagatgtaacaaaggagtaaatatttggtatcgcaacctctttatggtttttcttggggaactttagatccaacacattcactacaagaattttgccttgaatgtaccatttatgcacattcccaataaacacggttagttgaatatgaattcttatcacattttcactttcaatcctttgtcttaaacgatcctttgaacaacagtggtcagacaaagatgcctataactagACACTATTGAAGCTAGGGGGttggttcaagaagaattatgaagggatccatacttacctaGTGGAGAGAGACAGTaatctcataatgtttgtaaaatcataatgtttgtattactttgtaatttgtgttttcaaggcctaAATTATTGTACAGcctattaaattataattttatagtagaatttgtggattaaaggtaataaatttataatccatacatgaataatatgtcatagcccaCAACGTtcaatgatgatgtgtcatgttatactttttgacaaaaaaatggatttggcaacgaaatttaaaaaaaaacggacagattcgggtttcaatgtcggttaataatttaaaaaaaaaaaagaggctttaatgtcggttgcaatcgacattaaagacctttaatgttggtcggaaatttcactgaaggtctttaatgtcggttgcaaccgacattgaaggctgtgttattaaagtcctttaatgtcggtttaaaaccgacattaaaggcaatcgacattaaagggctttaataacactatctttaatgttggttgtcaactgacattaaatccctttaatgttggtttcccgaatttcttctagtggaagggtcgacttgctaattatggttaaatcatgtagacattatgtctacagtgagaggagtgcaacatgggctttagtggagtgacccattagttaacgaatgagaaTTAATCttgtctaatgagtttagccaattaatcttggatcgtctaatgagtttagctaattaatcttggatcgttggagcccatgatctgtaggtccatgaggttcccttactagcttgtaataagttaatttgaattgttcaaattagaattaagggaattagtaattatatgagatataattatatgtttaatttaagaattaaacggaataggagaatttatatatttaaatatgatttaaatatataaagatagatacgtgttaaaattaatttaatatttgatatgaaattaattaatttttcttttttaaaatcaaaatagattttataaaatcatttttgattttatgataaaattgaaaaagaaaaaaacaaatcaCACAAAATGTAAAAAGATcttccattatccatctcttTAGTTGCTCACTCAAATGACATTCACTTTGTCTTGTCTTCTTCAAGCATGAGttacaactcatgcaactctctcctttgcatgttgatctgcaatataatgaagagattcgagtgaaaatcgggtatgcaatctatagagaatttgagagaaaattcggtttgaagaaagagttcttcaacaagattactgCAGTGAGCATTTTTCCTTCATTCCTAGatttaagcttgttttgagtcccacaattcaatctagaGAACCAAAAGAATAGTGGAAAAGATTGGAgcgaaaatcgggcatgcaatctatagagaatttgagagaaaattcggtttcaagaaagagttcttcaaatggattactgcagtgagcatttctccttcatccctaaattcaagcttattttgagtcccacaactcaatctagagcaccaagagaatagtgggaaagatcttgaggtctgcaacaagatttagagaagatagcagctggagaagaagttttgaagaagttctaccagaggtatgtcttgaaactcacttgttttctgcaagagcatgctttatattttgccaaaattagtgaatttaagttcttagatgatccttgtgcttccactgttgttgatacaatctTACAGTATGGTACATATTTAGTGATGTTTTATACAAGTTCATGTTTACGATTGTAAGAGAATGCTCATGGTTTTATTCATGCGATAGTCATTACGTCTCCAAATTACTCATGATTCATATTTGTTTACAGAACTCAAATTTCTATTCagtataattatataattttctcaaattatttTCCTATAAACTTTCACCACTCACTAGGCATTTTAGCTCAACCTTTTATAATTGTTTCTCCCCACCTAGTTGCTATTGAGTTTCAACAGGAATTAGCTTATCAAAAGTTATCACCAGACTCATCAGTTTATTGTTATGTGTAACGAAGCATGGAATTTTGTAAGAGTGTAGTATGTAATGATTCGACACCCTAAGACTCAAGCTAGGCCGTTGCTATaaacatgcatgcatgaaattTAAAACGAAATTTGTTCATAGCTTAATAAAAACcaaatgaataatttaaattaaataatgtcattaaaatcaaataattgaAATCCAAGTCACAGGGTACCCAACAAAAACAAATCATAAAACAAATCTAGATAATttctttaaaagtaaaaaatgcaAATACTAAAACTGTGAGATCcaaatatcaagaatataaattaaagacaagaaaata
Proteins encoded:
- the LOC120067563 gene encoding probable signal peptidase complex subunit 2 is translated as MNTTQSCHRQAASSIIGDCLKEDFRFISTDHSLPRDIVHKARTKLGVNISYQKAWRAKEHILRSLNGDAAESYSLIPQFFERLKELIQLSKMAIKNVKKANLLDHHSLKHLLDESVFEIVTIRGYVEDVRLSNVKLIMGTFIIIIALVAQFYKKKCASHVIFNSGKYVVFNGILQFIVYTKEKNAILFTYPPAGSFTSTGLVVSSKLPRFSDLYTLTISSSDPKSISANEPVQFTNSVTRWFTKDGVLVEGLFWKDVEALIDDYTREPKKSK